The proteins below come from a single Pleuronectes platessa chromosome 3, fPlePla1.1, whole genome shotgun sequence genomic window:
- the ptger1a gene encoding prostaglandin E receptor 1a (subtype EP1): protein MLALSHYNSSVSPLLPHFSNVSGGKVEARVAVEGLSQQGNFTLVQPTTSGIIVVVLSMTLGIISNIVALFILANAYCLQRRRSKATFLLFATSLVVTDFVGHVIPGALVLRLYLHGGVRPEDFDTSDGMCQFLGGSMVFFGLCPLFMGSAMAAERCLGVTRPLLHSSLVTKTRTKICLSIIWLAALLVAMLPCFHLGSYAYQDPGTWCFIRVLSDTEEVDVAFVVLFSGLGLTSLAVALVCNTISGLTLVVARLRRQPGSHRSAKSHDIEMVVQLVGIMVTSCICWSPLLIFGLMSVIHSYTGSIGDNLSNYKTLMVMGVRLATWNQILDPWVYILLRRTVLRKIYLIAKCQVGLRSSMLGRWEPTSFPSSDKKDVNHV, encoded by the exons ATGTTAGCTCTGAGCCACTACAACTCCTCAGTCTCCCCGCTCCTCCCTCACTTCTCCAATGTCAGTGGAGGGAAGGTGGAGGCCCGGGTGGCCGTGGAGGGGCTGTCGCAGCAGGGGAACTTCACGTTGGTGCAGCCCACCACCAGTGGCATCATCGTCGTCGTGTTGTCCATGACACTTGGCATCATCTCCAACATCGTGGCCCTGTTTATCCTGGCTAACGCCTACTGCCTCCAGCGCCGGCGCTCCAAAGCCACATTCCTCCTGTTCGCCACCTCACTCGTAGTAACAGATTTTGTCGGCCACGTGATCCCTGGCGCCCTGGTTCTGCGGCTCTATCTCCATGGAGGTGTGCGCCCAGAGGACTTTGACACGTCTGATGGCATGTGCCAGTTCTTGGGAGGCAGCATGGTGTTCTTTGGCCTGTGCCCACTCTTCATGGGCAGTGCCATGGCTGCTGAGCGCTGCCTGGGGGTCACAAGGCCGTTGCTACACTCATCCCTGGTCACCAAAACGCGCACCAAGATCTGCCTGTCTATCATCTGGCTGGCAGCTCTGTTAGTGGCCATGCTGCCCTGCTTTCACCTGGGCTCTTACGCCTACCAGGACCCAGGGACCTGGTGTTTCATTAGAGTGCTCAGTGACACTGAGGAGGTGGACGTGGCGTTCGTGGTGCTGTTCTCTGGGCTCGGCTTGACCTCGCTCGCTGTGGCACTGGTGTGCAACACCATCAGTGGACTGACACTGGTGGTCGCGCGGCTCAGGAGGCAGCCTGGCTCCCATCGCTCGGCCAAGTCCCACGACATAGAGATGGTGGTGCAGCTGGTTGGCATCATGGTCACCTCGTGCATATGCTGGAGCCCTCTGCTG ATCTTTGGCCTGATGTCCGTGATCCACTCCTACACAGGATCCATTGGGGACAACCTGTCCAACTACAAAACCCTGATGGTGATGGGCGTGAGGCTGGCCACGTGGAACCAGATCCTTGACCCCTGGGTCTACATCCTGCTACGCCGCACCGTCCTCCGCAAAATCTACCTCATCGCTAAATGCCAAGTGGGCCTGAGGAGCAGCATGTTGGGCCGCTGGGAGCCCACGTCTTTCCCTAGCTCGGACAAGAAGGACGTCAACCACGTGTGA